From one Ferrovibrio sp. MS7 genomic stretch:
- a CDS encoding TMEM165/GDT1 family protein, translated as MLEAFFTVFGLVAIAEIGDKTQLLSLLLAAKFRRPWPIMAGILVATVANHALAAWAGVWLDDLVEPKYLRWALGASFIAMALWTLKPDTLEDDDAPLKMRRFGAFMGTLVAFFLAEIGDKTQVATTALAARYSDVWTVTAASTLGLFAVNAPVVFMGERLMRRLPLDLVRKLAAAAFAIVGVVTLIGW; from the coding sequence ATGCTCGAAGCTTTTTTCACTGTGTTCGGCCTCGTTGCCATCGCCGAGATCGGCGACAAGACCCAGCTTCTCTCTCTCCTGCTTGCCGCGAAATTCCGCCGCCCCTGGCCGATCATGGCCGGCATCCTGGTCGCCACCGTGGCCAACCATGCCCTTGCCGCCTGGGCCGGGGTGTGGCTCGACGATCTGGTGGAGCCGAAATACCTGCGCTGGGCGCTGGGCGCCTCCTTCATCGCCATGGCGCTTTGGACGCTCAAGCCCGATACGCTGGAAGATGATGACGCACCGCTGAAAATGAGGCGCTTCGGCGCCTTCATGGGCACCCTGGTGGCATTCTTCCTGGCTGAGATCGGCGACAAGACTCAAGTTGCCACCACGGCGCTGGCAGCCCGCTACAGCGATGTCTGGACGGTGACGGCGGCCTCCACGCTCGGCCTGTTCGCGGTCAATGCGCCGGTGGTTTTCATGGGCGAGAGGCTGATGCGGCGGCTGCCGCTTGACCTGGTGCGCAAGCTGGCGGCAGCGGCCTTCGCGATTGTCGGTGTTGTCACGTTGATCGGTTGGTGA
- a CDS encoding UxaA family hydrolase, producing MSMIDLHAKRLIGPVIRLHPDDNTVVARIDVVPGMPVDGDNQHPRFLIRDKAPAGYKIAARDLKKGEPILKYNVTVGFAADDIRAGSMLHNHNTEFREFDRDYQHAQFYKPVELLPEAERATFQGIVRPDGRVGTRNFIGIVSTVNCSATVVHAVARHFTEERLADFPNVDGVVAFAHALGCGMEMTGEAMALLRRTLGGYIRHANLAAVVVIGLGCERNQLDGMMAEQGLERSDNLVTFVMQETGGTRKTIEAGIEAVKKILPKANDVTRSTVSASHITVGLQCGGSDGFSSITANPALGAAMDILVRHGGTAILSETPELYGVEHTLTRRAVTREVGEKLVERIRWWKEDYAVGRDVQINGKVSPGNQAGGLANIFEKSLGSSMKGGTGPLMEVYKYAEPVTAKGLVIMDTPGYDPCSATGQIAGGANIIAFTTGRGSAFGAKPVPSLKLATNSPMYRRLEEDMDINCGQILDGTKSMQEMGQEIFEQILRTASGEKSKSELLGVGDHEFVPWQIGIVG from the coding sequence ATGTCGATGATTGACCTGCACGCCAAGCGCCTGATTGGCCCCGTGATCCGCCTGCACCCGGACGACAACACCGTCGTCGCCCGCATCGATGTGGTGCCGGGCATGCCGGTGGATGGCGACAACCAGCATCCGCGCTTCCTGATCCGCGACAAGGCGCCGGCCGGCTACAAGATTGCCGCCCGCGACCTGAAGAAGGGCGAGCCGATCCTGAAATACAATGTCACGGTCGGCTTCGCGGCGGATGATATCCGCGCCGGTTCGATGCTGCATAACCACAACACTGAATTCCGCGAATTCGACCGCGACTACCAGCATGCGCAATTCTACAAGCCGGTCGAGCTGCTACCCGAGGCCGAGCGCGCCACCTTCCAGGGCATCGTGCGCCCGGATGGCCGCGTCGGCACGCGCAACTTCATCGGCATCGTCTCCACCGTGAACTGCTCCGCCACCGTGGTGCATGCGGTGGCGCGGCATTTCACCGAGGAACGCCTGGCGGATTTCCCCAATGTCGATGGCGTGGTCGCCTTCGCCCATGCGCTCGGCTGCGGCATGGAGATGACCGGCGAGGCGATGGCGTTGCTGCGCCGCACGCTGGGTGGCTATATCCGCCATGCCAACCTGGCCGCCGTGGTGGTGATCGGCCTGGGCTGCGAGCGCAACCAGCTCGACGGCATGATGGCGGAGCAGGGGCTGGAGCGTAGCGACAACCTCGTCACCTTCGTGATGCAGGAGACCGGCGGCACGCGCAAGACCATCGAGGCCGGCATCGAGGCCGTGAAGAAGATTCTGCCCAAGGCCAATGACGTGACGCGCAGCACGGTTTCGGCCAGCCATATCACCGTCGGCCTGCAATGCGGCGGTTCGGACGGCTTTTCTTCCATTACCGCCAATCCGGCGCTGGGGGCGGCAATGGATATCCTGGTGCGCCATGGCGGCACCGCGATCCTCTCCGAAACCCCGGAGCTTTACGGCGTCGAGCATACGCTGACCCGCCGCGCCGTGACGCGCGAAGTCGGCGAGAAACTGGTGGAGCGTATCCGCTGGTGGAAGGAAGACTATGCCGTCGGCCGCGATGTGCAGATCAACGGCAAGGTCAGCCCCGGCAACCAGGCCGGCGGTCTCGCCAATATCTTCGAGAAGTCGCTCGGTTCCTCCATGAAGGGTGGCACCGGGCCGCTGATGGAAGTGTACAAATATGCCGAGCCGGTGACGGCCAAGGGCCTGGTGATCATGGACACGCCCGGCTACGACCCATGCTCGGCCACGGGCCAGATCGCTGGCGGCGCCAATATCATCGCCTTCACCACCGGGCGCGGTTCGGCCTTCGGCGCCAAGCCGGTGCCCTCGCTGAAACTCGCCACCAATTCGCCGATGTATCGCCGCCTGGAAGAGGACATGGACATCAATTGCGGCCAGATTCTCGATGGCACCAAGTCGATGCAGGAAATGGGGCAGGAGATTTTCGAACAGATTCTGCGCACAGCATCAGGCGAGAAGAGCAAGAGCGAGCTGCTCGGCGTCGGCGACCACGAATTCGTACCCTGGCAGATCGGCATCGTGGGGTAG
- a CDS encoding LacI family DNA-binding transcriptional regulator — protein sequence MPTLADIASTVGVTKITVSRAFNTPGQLSPDTLAKIRATAKKLGYTPNLLAGSLSSARSRLIVALVPSISGAMFTSTMQQVAAHLQDQGYQLLIGQAGYDEASEEALLGAVIGRRPDGIILTGIVHSEASRRQLRAARIPVVETWDLTPKPIDMLVGFSHPAIGKAAAEHLYERGCRRAAVISPDDRRARLRAAAFVARFRQLCGWRAPVLEAQAPTPMGDGRSCLAELLHRHADIDGVFCGSDNLALGAAIEAKARGIAVPQTLKLIGYGDQSYGKDADPPLTSLRIEGGEIGRLAAAMLVARATGQPVAQRIVDVGFTLVQRGSS from the coding sequence GTGCCTACTTTGGCGGACATCGCCTCAACCGTGGGCGTCACCAAGATCACCGTTTCGCGCGCCTTCAACACGCCCGGCCAGCTTTCGCCCGACACGCTGGCGAAAATCCGCGCCACCGCGAAGAAACTCGGCTACACGCCGAACCTGCTGGCCGGCTCGCTCTCATCGGCGCGCAGCAGACTGATCGTCGCCCTGGTGCCCAGCATCAGCGGCGCCATGTTCACCAGCACCATGCAGCAGGTGGCGGCACATCTGCAGGATCAGGGCTATCAGCTCCTGATCGGCCAGGCCGGCTATGACGAAGCCAGCGAGGAAGCCCTGCTCGGCGCCGTGATCGGGCGCCGGCCAGATGGCATCATCCTCACCGGCATCGTGCATTCCGAAGCCTCGCGGCGGCAGTTGCGCGCCGCGCGCATCCCGGTGGTGGAAACCTGGGACCTGACGCCGAAACCGATCGACATGCTGGTCGGATTTTCGCATCCGGCCATCGGCAAGGCGGCGGCCGAGCATCTCTATGAGCGCGGCTGCCGCCGCGCCGCCGTGATTTCGCCGGACGACCGCCGCGCCAGGCTGCGTGCCGCGGCCTTCGTGGCACGCTTCCGCCAGCTTTGCGGCTGGCGTGCGCCGGTGCTGGAGGCGCAAGCGCCGACACCGATGGGCGATGGCCGCAGCTGCCTGGCGGAATTGCTGCACCGGCACGCCGATATCGACGGTGTATTCTGCGGCTCGGACAATCTGGCGCTCGGCGCGGCGATCGAGGCCAAGGCGCGCGGCATCGCCGTGCCGCAGACACTCAAACTGATCGGCTATGGCGACCAGAGCTATGGCAAGGATGCCGACCCACCGCTGACCAGCCTGCGCATCGAGGGTGGCGAGATCGGCCGCCTGGCCGCCGCCATGCTGGTAGCGCGTGCCACCGGCCAGCCGGTCGCGCAACGTATCGTCGATGTCGGTTTCACCCTGGTGCAACGCGGCAGCAGCTAG